Genomic segment of Falco peregrinus isolate bFalPer1 chromosome 5, bFalPer1.pri, whole genome shotgun sequence:
ATATCAAAAGCCCAAGCAAGCAGCCAATAATACATATTTGATCATCTGCTTGAAGGACCAGGTAATTCCTGGATCGAAGCCCAGGAATGGCAataaaagtttcattttgacATTGCACAGCGCAGAGATGCTGCTACCAAAGAGCATGAAGAAATGACGCCCATCTCCTTAACTGAGTGAAGGAGTCATTAATGCCAGGTGGCAGTGGAGCTCCTTCCAGCAGCTTGTTGTCATTGCCCCTTTTTTTCAGGTGGGTAGCAATGAAGacagggaaggggcaggaggtgaGTAGAGACCAGTGGCAGAGCCATGAGTAGATGTGTCCATTCCAGCGCTTCAcctcctgggctgctctgcagaggcGCATCAGGCATGGTCAGCAGCATGGCAGTGCCTCTTCATCAGTCAGCCTGGCatcaaaagggaaagagataCTGCAAGAAAAGCCAAAGCATGTCCAAGAGGCTATGCAGTCCCCTCTGGGAGCaaagccccagcccagcactgcaaactgctctgcagcagccaccgGAGAGGAGCGATCTGGAGCGATGTGTCCTGCCCAAGCACGCAGAGCTGGTTAGCATTCTGCCGGCACAGGCGCAATTAGGGCAGAGcacatggcagcagctctgtgaaggTTAACCACTCTGAGGAGTACGCCTGCCGTGCCAGAGGCTCGGCTGCTCCAGGTTTAACACCCTTGTTATTCTCAGCAACAGGAGCCAATGGTGCTGGTATTGCTCTCTGCTGCGTGCTTGGCAACAGTTATTGCATGCAGCAGGATGCATGCAGGACGTGCTGGCTCTTGGGGCTGACAGGCTCAAGCCTCCCTCATAGCTGCCTGTGCACGCTGGGAGATCAGCAGGGTAATCCGTGTGCCTGCCCAGGAAAGGCAGCACCTAGACAGTAACTCTGAAACAAGGCAGAGTCTAGGAAAAATCATTTCTGCTTGTGCATCCCAGAGCTGCAGTAGTTCTGGTGCTCTGCAGGGCCAGGGGTGTCTTGAGGACACACCGCAGCTCCCAGTGTTACCCTTAAAACTGTACAGCAGAAGCTgaatctgcttttcctcctctttcccttgATCGCTACTTCCCTGCTGTCTCTCCTCAGTGCCAACCTATCTATCCATTTGTCTTTATTGTGCGTGGAGTTTAACACAGTCCTTAAATGTGGCAACACTTTCAGATTATTAGCTCTGCAATTTCTGGGCTCCTGTGTATCATGATAACATCATCGGAAGGGGCCATTGTAATTAATAGTTTGTTCATGCTTCTTTTATAAACTCCTGGTGTGTTTGGTTTACATTTGAACATCAGCATTACAACTTGCTTGCAGCGTATTGTCTGAAGTGTCCCCACCACAGAGAGAAGGCTTAGAGGCttgagggggtttttttgcaacagCTTATTGAAACCATAATTTAAAGTAAAACCTAAGTAAGTATAATATAAAAGGCAAGACAATTGTCTTGCCCTGACCCTACAGCAGAGGGGACCAAAGTCCTTGTTTACAAAACTGTCCATGGAGGGGCTATTGCTGTGGCATGGCAGTGCCTGGAAGGAGAGGGAACCCCACTCCTGGCAGtcacccagcccctgcctgccagcagctggatgggcaggagcagcagcgtgggtgaagaaaagcagcagaacttcCTCTGAATTCTGATTCactttcatctctttcagagCACTGCGGTCTAAAAACCCACAAATCACAGACACAGTCCATACATAATACAGAACAAATGAAGGCTTGTGCGAGCTCCGGGTCCCTGGGTACCTGCCCAAACGTCCCAGGGGCTGCGGACAACGCGCcgtgctggggagaggctggTCGGGGGGAGCAAGAGCAAATGCAGTGCAAATCCTGTCAGTAAACACCCTCCGGTCTGACTGCACAGCCAGAGCATCAGCACAAGGGGCAGGGGTCCAGCCAGCCCCCGTTTGCTCTGAGCTTTTTAGCTTGAGAGTCCACAGGCACTTATTTGCAGAACAGCATCTTGTCAGCCGGGAGAGAGATCAGACACAAGGATGTATTACAGAAAACCAATAAGCTAGTGGCTGTGACTAGACCAATTCACACTGCAGCCTAGGTGCTAAGTAGCAGGGAGTGGTGTTAACTAACGCCCTGGCCCAGAGCAacctggggctgcctggcccctCTGCAACCCCTGGCCCTTGTCTGCAGAGCAGATGTGCTGGTGGAGGTCGTGCTCCGGCTGCTCCAGGGTGGGCCAGGGCAGGTCTGCATATGCCATGCAGAGGGTCAGAGATGGCCATGGCAATGGTCCCCTTGAGCCCTATTGTCTAAGAGCCCGTTGCTCATCGTCCAGCAGAGCTTTAGCATCTCATAATGGCCATGTTTTGACATTTGACAGCCTGCTGCATGCTGCCAGGGTGTCTGACTCACAGGAGCATACACCAGCCagttctgcctgtgctggtcTCTCCTTCTGCTCAGACaattgcagaggaaaacagcttATCCTGTCTAAGACAGCACAAACAAGTGTGCTGTGCCGCTGTGTGGGTGTCAGGGTAACTGAACACCATGGGGTAACAGTGTTCAGTGCTTGCTGGGCAGTCCAGCACCATTTGCAAGGTAGGACTTCTACACACTGTTCCTTCTCCTGTTTTCCAGGCTGCCACTGTCTCAGCTGCTGCCCTCTTCACTCAGAAATCAGAGCTCCCTGATCCCATTCCCCATAGTGCCACAGGTTCGCTGCAATCCAGTTGGTCCCATTTGACCCTCTTGTCTCAAAGCACTGATCcaagctcccagcagcaggagaagcaaGGACAGCCCCAGGTCAGCCTCCCCAGGACTTCACCCTTGTTATCAGCTCAGGATCAAACATGTCCCTGGCCTGGAAGGGATGCTTCTGGAGAACTCGCCATGAACTGAGACCTTCAGTAGTCCTGTGGAGACCTGGCAAAGGGAGCACTGGAGCTGGTCCAGCCCTACCAAATTTTACCATGGTGCAAAAGGAAGACTGGGATAAAGGGAGAAGGTGGGAAGCTCCGTTCTCCCATCCTCACGGAGCAGGACAGCAGTGAATAAAGGGCTGGCACAAAGGAGAAACACTGCCCGAGCACTGAGGAATGAGTCCATGGACCCTGTTGCTGCTTGATGTCTTTGAGCAGAGAATTTAGCAAGACATAGGAGGGACTGGATACCTCTGTGCATGTTAACCATTTCTAGTGTTGCCACTAACTGCAGAGATTGGTAAGCAGTATAAAAGTTTCTGCTTCAGGACTTCATTAAATGTTCGGTGATAGGAGTCGGGAGGAAAGGAACATGGGCAGAGTAATCCCATACCTGGTTAAGAAATTCTTGGTCCTTCCTCAGGGGCTTGCATTACTGACtggtgaaaactgaaaattgcagcacctctgtccctgggggctggcacCTCTGGTACCATGGAGGTGCTCTGGGTGTTATCACAGGACAGCAAGCAGCGGGGTGAAACATGGTCTGCAACTACCTTGAGACAGAATCtgttaaaaaggaaatgcaTACAAATTACTAGCTATAACTGATGataaaataactattttgtGAAGCAAGGAACAGAAGAGTAACACATTGATTTTGGTAATTAATGGTTCAATAGAAACCTGTTCTGGGAGCGCCCTGGGCAAAGTCACTGGATTGGAAGCGCTTTTATTCCCTGGTCTCAGTTCTCTGCCTCACTCCTCCACGAGTTCTCCAATGCCAATCGCACAGCCCCAAGGCTCCAGCACCTtggctgctgctccctcacAGGCTCCCACTCTTCTGGAAGCTCTTTGGGGCAGGGACTGTGGCTCAGGCTATGTGCAGTGCTcatcccagcagggctggaaacTACCTCCAGCCACTGCCAAAGTGGTTTCCAGTGCCAGATGCTTCCCCCAGGGCTGGAGCCTGGACCCTGGCAAGATCGATGTAGTACCACACCTGAGTTGTGCTCGCTGGAGGAGCAGGCTGCAACACGCAGATGCCTGCAATGGCTAAACCTCAGGCAGCGCAGCCAAGGGTGCCACTGCCTTCTGGCATCTGGGTGGATGACGGATGATGCAGCCCCCCTCCCATTCAGCCCTGCagctttcttccttgctttcacCACTCTGTCACGTTAAGACCGAGACCTAATTTCTGTGCAGAAATTCTAGCATTTCAGTTCCAAGTTTGTTAagcaatactaaaaaaaaaaaaaaaaaaagaaattttacacAGCCATGCTTGTATTTTGTGGGCAACACAGAAAGGACTGGTGCCCTGCAAGCCCCCTGCGCATGCAAAGGCAGTACCCGCCAAGGTCAGAGGGTGCaactctgcagcagggaggttTCTGCAGTGGGTCATGTCATGAAATTGAGGGTTGTCTTTGGCCAGTTGCTCTCGGAGACGGAGACGTGCTGTTGAGTGAATGCAATTTCCATGGGAATACAAACACTGATAAGTACCATGCAGAGAGATTGAGATGTCAGGTGACCCCCAGAGCAGCTCCGGGGGTTTGGTGGGATGCCCTTGCAGGGTCAGTCATCAGccactgctccctgcagccagtggtgcctgtgcccagctggcCACTGCCcccagctggggtgggaagCTTGAGCATtggtgctgtgcagcactgggGAGGGGAAGCCCCACTCTGGCTGTCAGCAATGCTCTCCTGTCCTCCTGTTCCCCTCGGGGCAAATGCTGCCTGCCCATGTGCTCAACCTTGTGGCCTCATTTTCTGTACACTTTCTCACACCGTTCCCTTACACAACCTCATGCTCAGCCAAAGAGCACCCTATTTGTACAGGGCACCTGAGCACTCAATCCCTGATCACTCTGTGGGCCTTGTTGTGATGTGGATAGTCATAAGAGATGCTTCCTTCCCACAGGGCTGTTAAATCCTGGTGCTGGATACCTCCCCATGAAAGTCACTCTGTAattctgcagcatctgcagttCCCAAGTGCTTGCACCCCTTTTAATTTGTTGAggtttttcttaaaggaaaaataccttAAGATGCATGGTTCAGACTAATGCTTGCTCTTGCATATTGCTGCTACTCAAATGGCTGATGCAATGCAGGGGCAAAGCATTGAAGTGCTCTGGGCAGAAGACAGGACTGCAGATGCCCTGCCATGTGGGGaaggcagctctggcagggcaGGATGCTGGAGGGACGAGCTCCTTGGCAGGGCCTGGCCACTGACGTGCTGGCCCTGAAACAGGTAAGTCCTGCAGGCCTGCTCCCCTACAAACCCCCATTGCCAGGACTCAGCTAGAGGTTGTTCAACAGGAAAGATGCTGCCTGCAGATGGGAGCCACAGGACCCCACCAGCCTCTGcaacaaaaatgctgaaggcACGAGCAGCTCTGCAGTAGCACCAAACCCACCGTTGCTCTTGCCTCAACAGGACACCCAgcacctcctccagcagcaccttcATAAAACCAGCCCAGGTGGATGGAGTACACCAACACTAAATACACACTTTACAGGGAGGTTTAAAGCAAACTGATGCATTTAAGTAGTCACAAGTATGAGGCATCACTGACAAGCAAACCTAGCTGGTCCTCTCCCGACAGCCACCTCTGCTTGCAGACTTCAGCCACGTAATTGCTAATATAGCTGTTTCCTGGGGCTTGGCAGTTTGACGTCAGCATCGCTGTGGTCGCTGGTGCCCAAGGTGCTCTTACAGAACCATTTCCAGCCTATTCACATTGTTCCTTCACCATATGTTTGTACTGGAAATAGTTGCAATATAAAGGGCTAATCCTGCAAGACCTTGAGCATCGCCGCCATCCTCCATGTCTGCAGCAGGAGGCCTGGCCAGTGCTACAAGTGCTTCCTGGGAGCTGACACcgctcctcctgcctcccaggcaGGCATCGTGCCTTTGGGGCAAACAAGCCAGCAACAAGTTAAACAAACTATGCTTCATTTGAGTGTGTCTATGCAGGAGCATTTGAAAAGCTTAAGATAAAGAAATTGTTAAAATACACTGAAGCCGCAGCCAATGCTGTGCCTGTAAAACTTTGCACAGGCAGACAGGAAGCCTTGCACGGGAGCACTCGGGCAGATGTGGCAGTACCCACGGGTGCCATGGCCCCATGGCCTCCTGTGTTGTGTCACCTCGTGTGGTCCGTGCAGCGGGCGATGGGAAGGGCGGCCAGGCTGTGGTGCTCCCCCGGCGCTGCGCGGTCAGTGCCTGCATGGGTCGCTGCCGTGGGGTGTCTCAGCGCTTTCAGGACCCAGCCGGTTTCCCACTGGAGCGTCTCCATTGCAGGTGACACAGCAGGTGCCAGAGTGGAGccctgcggggcggggggcatggcggcagggctggagctgcccaTGGCCATGGTGTGTTCAGGAGCGGGAGGTGGGTAGGTGCCTGGCTCGTGATATGACCCTGCCACCTCTCCAGCGCCCGGCGGCTGAGGAGGCGTGACAGAGGCTGTAAAGCTCTTGCAGAGGACAGCATTTACTACCTTCCGTCTTGCTATGATAATCTTTAactgggggcagctgggacaAGCATTtacctcttcattttcttaGATATAAATGCTATCTCACTGCAGTTTCATTTTACAATATGGTAATATGCTATCCAGGAAAGTCTTGCTACATGCTAATTTATCCAGTAGGCAAATTCCTTTTGGCTAATAAAAGTGCTCGCACAGGAAGCTCAAAACCCAGCAGCAATTAATTATTGACAGAGCATGTGAATTAGAGATAAAAGAAAAGTCATTCTTTCTCACACACAAGAtagtaaataaatttaattattgtACTAGAAGCAAGGGATCTTATTCTATATTAAGTTTTATTAGCTGAGACATTTAAAAGCATGTCATCATAACAAAAAGGTCTTGTGTAATCCTAACTGCACCACTCTGGTACAAGGCTCTGAAGTGAATAGGCTTAATTGAGCAAATGGAAGCAGATGGCTTGCTGAACAGGCAGGTATTGTACAGGTTTATTGTCAATTAACTTTTGTCTACATATGCCTATGGCGAATTGACTGTATAATGTGTTACCAAGGCTGATTTAACACTTTAGGTGCCCATCATGTCCAGGGTCCAAGAAGGAGCAAAGCCAGAAGTACTTTGGTCCCTGGGGCCTGCAGGTGTGGCAGCATCCCTCCTCCCGCACATCCCGCCAACACCTGCACggggcagcagggacaccgAGGTGCCCGCCCGTGCCTGGCCTCTTGCTAACCTCCCCTCCTCTGCTTCTGTGCAGGAATGTGATGCCCAAGACACTGGACGGCCAGATCACAATGGAGAAGACCCCCAGCTACTTCGTCACCAACGAGGCCCCCAGGCGCATTCACTCCATGGCCAAGGACACGAAGCTGATCGTGGTGGTGAGGAACCCAGTCACCCGGGCCATCTCGGACTACACACAGACACTCTCCAAGAAGCCAGAGATCCCCACCTTTGAGGTGCTGGCCTTCAAGAACCGGACCCTGGGGCTGATCGACGCCTCCTGGAGCGCGATCCGCATCGGCATCTACGCCCTGCACTTGGAGAACTGGCTGCAGTACTTTCCCCTCTCCCAAATCCTTTTTGTCAGTGGCGAGAGGCTCATCACTGACCCGGCTGGGGAAATGGCCAAGGTCCAGGACTTCTTAGGCCTCAAGAGGATTGTgacagagaaacatttttattttaataaaaccaagGGGTTCCCCTGTCTAAAGAAGCCAGAGGACAGCAGTGCTCCCCGGTGCTTGGGCAAATCTAAGGGTCGAACTCACCCCAAAATAGACCCAGACGTCATTCACAGACTGCGGAAGTTTTACAAACCTTTCAATGTCATGTTTTACCAAATGACGGGGCAAGATTTCCAGTGGGAGCAGGAAGAAAGTGATAAGTAGAACcatgaaatcaggaaaaaagctcttttctttTGAGAAGTGAATCATCATTAGAGACCCAAAACTCACTCGGGGTTAGAGGCTCAGCCTTGTGAGTGCAAGACTCTTGCACTCTCAGGGTTGCAGCCAGAGCTGTCCCATGTTTCCACCTCTGAAACCTTAGTGGCACGTCACTGTGGGTTGCACTCGGGCTCTTCCCACCGTGATGCTGAGGGATCAGTGGgcaggtgggaggaggaggaggtggagggagTGGGGCTCCTCGGGGCGATGGGATGCTTCAAGTCGACATGTTGCTGCTGGTGTCCCCCtcacagccaggcaggcaggaccAGCATCTTCTGCTATGGCTAGCTGAGCAGCAGGGTGCtcacaaaacccagcagcactgggacaAACCCATAGATTTGATTTCTCCTGACCTGGCTTTTAGTTTTGCCCAAACAGCAGCATCAGATCTGGTAAATTCAGGACACGTGCATCCACAGGCACACCGGTATTTCTGTGTGAAAGGAATAAAGCCAGTTATGCTGCAAAGGAACTATGTACAGAAATCTCATTTGCACCAGATGTTTCAATTACTTGTTGCACTAAAACTAGTATTTACCAAGTGCCACAAAACACCTGGGCCCGATTCTCCTCTGACTAGTGGGTGTATCTATCTACACTGTTGGAAGAGAGTGTTCCTCCTTTGCTGGGGTGCTCAGTGGGATCAGAACTGGGGCCTCCCCAGGACTGCCCCCCTCCTCCTGGAAGCCGTAGCGAAGACCATTCCCAGGCACCTGCTTGGAGTGAGCCGGGGTctcagcacccagccaggctgctgaggCATGGTGCAGAGAGACGTGTGCCCAGGCAGCACCTCCTGGCAGCACGGTGCTGTGCCTGGCTCTGTGGTCTGGAGCCAGGCATTCCTGGTGGGAACTGCAGGACAGAGGCGTGGGGGTCAGCCTCAGCATAGGGTCTGGGCAGGGCTGACCAGCGGGGCCCCTGGCACTGCCCTTCATTTGCACCTTGAAAACGAGAtctctgctgcttgctgttgACAGCCGGGTTtgcaaaacaggaaagcagactTCATCTTTACTTCAGaattacaaaaatgtaattaattccCAGGGTGAGCACTGCTCTACACAAAAAATGTGTGCTTTCTAGTGGAAATGACCAAGTCAACCAAATTTGCAAATCCTGGTAGAAACTGTAGAACAAGCCCATATCACAACTGGATCCTCCAGCAATGTGACAAGAGCTGCATGCTGGGTCCAGTGGAGAGCAGGCCAGCAGCGCATTGACACAGCTGCACCGTTTCCATCTCCATtactgagagaaaaagaagagagggaacaaaaggaaaaatgcagagcTACTGTTGCTGAGATGTTCCCTTCACGCAGGTGATTTCTAAGGGCACTCAAATATTGCTGGCCACTTACTTTGTTTACTGAGTGGTAAGGATGCCTCCTGGGTGGAGCGTAGCTGTGCACGAGCCCCCCTTTCTCTTTCGGGCAGCGAGTCCCTGGCTGATGGAAAGCATCAGCAATGCAGCGTGAGATAGCTGTGGGAGCACCAAGACTCAGTTTTGATTAAGGTGGCAAGAAATCCCTGCTGATCCAGCTAACCAAATGAAATCACTGTTAGGTTGGGTAACAAGCTGAAGCTACGCTGGGTTTCATGGCCTGTCGTGTGGTTCGTTACGCCATGAAGTGGTGCTGGTGCCTTGGACTGGCTGAAAAAAGAGCTGAAGTGATTTGGAAAATTTACACCGTGGGCCATGCTGGAGGGGCACCGCAAGGTCCCTGCTAATGTCATGCTAGTTCCTACTAGCTTGATTAGGTTTAAAAACAGCTCCTGacaaaacacagtttttcaCAGACCCACAAGTTCCCAAATTACTACATGAAAGTTGGAAGTATGTAATAGGaataattttacagtgtttCACACATTATTAAAATGTCAGATCATCTCCTAAGTGAAAACTGTTGTTAACACAATTTGGTG
This window contains:
- the HS3ST4 gene encoding heparan sulfate glucosamine 3-O-sulfotransferase 4, which codes for MSPPAQPGVPGGRGSKVPPARKLLCMCSLSLCLTYLCYSLMGGTGPGALRSPAVLPGTVAPRSPAALPGTAALGAPRSPASPPGSPGVPAPSAAPTRASNGSREGAAGAWLRTPLAPGEVITVQSGAFERDPQESSTTDEELSRAGSPGTRGGGSTTPDYGEKRLPQALIIGVKKGGTRALLEAIRAHPDVRAVGTEPHFFDRNYEKGLEWYRNVMPKTLDGQITMEKTPSYFVTNEAPRRIHSMAKDTKLIVVVRNPVTRAISDYTQTLSKKPEIPTFEVLAFKNRTLGLIDASWSAIRIGIYALHLENWLQYFPLSQILFVSGERLITDPAGEMAKVQDFLGLKRIVTEKHFYFNKTKGFPCLKKPEDSSAPRCLGKSKGRTHPKIDPDVIHRLRKFYKPFNVMFYQMTGQDFQWEQEESDK